One window of Nostoc sp. C052 genomic DNA carries:
- a CDS encoding transglycosylase SLT domain-containing protein, whose amino-acid sequence MLKKLQKKQISIIAGAALFAFLAGAMVSAPEIGKSLGKWLKLSQNKTEQTSEASKAQSAVFPLISQSLPERAAKLAAIAQESQSPDRNRARYLLASDYIERTQGKKALVLLQGLEKDYPILAPYILLKLAQAEDMLGEDGKASDLRQKVLKQYPKEAASVKALYLIAQPKQQETAIAQFPSNPLTWEIIRKRLQENPNQPNLQLILATYAYDQPGIVGVLDQLVKQPTLKPENWELIGTSYWENSQFLKAANAYAKAPKTSRNLYRTARGLQVGGKDKEIAIATYKQLVQQFPNTEETGNALLRLAETAKIPKDGLPYLDQVISKFPKLAGTALAQKAKTLQTLKDQKSASAAWQILIAKYGNSDEAAEYRWKIAQDKANVKDYVGAWQWAEPIVTNNPNSILAPRAGFWVGKWTALLGKQQDSKTAYEYVISQFPYSYYAWRAATMLGLNVGNFDNVRAMNPEVIAPQRPVPPAGSETFKELYLLGQDRDAWLQWQTEFQNKLQPTVAEQFTEGLMRQAKGENLIGIDKISKLEDREIPAELAQYQTLSKQITYWQARYPFPYLREIEKWSTERKLNPLLVTALIRQESRFEPKIKSSANATGLMQLLPSTAQWIAPQIKVDFKTINLENPNDNIMLGTWYLDHTHQQYNNNSLLAIASYNAGPGNVSKWLQTLTTQDPDEFVEEIPFDETKNYVRQVFGNYWNYLRLYNPEISGIVAKYSTTHPKLPAR is encoded by the coding sequence ATGCTGAAGAAACTACAGAAAAAGCAAATTTCGATAATCGCGGGTGCAGCACTGTTTGCCTTTTTAGCTGGGGCAATGGTATCAGCACCGGAGATCGGCAAATCTCTAGGGAAATGGCTCAAACTGAGTCAGAATAAAACGGAGCAAACATCAGAGGCGAGTAAGGCTCAATCAGCCGTCTTTCCACTGATATCACAATCGCTGCCAGAACGGGCGGCAAAACTAGCAGCGATCGCCCAAGAATCGCAATCGCCAGACCGAAATCGCGCTCGTTATCTTTTGGCGAGTGATTACATTGAAAGAACCCAAGGGAAAAAAGCCTTAGTTTTACTCCAAGGACTAGAAAAAGACTATCCCATCCTCGCGCCCTATATTTTGCTCAAACTTGCCCAGGCAGAAGATATGCTGGGTGAGGATGGCAAAGCCTCGGATCTCAGGCAAAAGGTGCTGAAACAGTATCCCAAAGAAGCGGCCAGCGTGAAAGCGCTATATCTAATTGCTCAACCGAAGCAACAAGAAACCGCGATCGCTCAATTTCCTAGCAATCCTCTAACTTGGGAAATTATTCGCAAACGCTTGCAAGAAAATCCCAATCAGCCCAATTTACAATTGATTTTGGCTACTTATGCTTATGACCAACCAGGCATAGTAGGCGTTTTAGATCAGTTAGTCAAACAGCCTACCCTGAAACCCGAAAATTGGGAACTAATTGGTACAAGCTATTGGGAAAATAGTCAATTTCTGAAAGCGGCCAATGCTTATGCCAAAGCACCCAAAACATCGCGTAACCTCTACCGTACCGCACGAGGGTTACAGGTGGGAGGCAAAGATAAAGAAATAGCGATCGCCACCTACAAACAATTGGTGCAACAATTTCCAAATACTGAGGAAACTGGGAATGCTCTACTACGGTTAGCAGAAACCGCAAAAATCCCTAAAGACGGCTTACCCTATCTCGATCAGGTAATTAGTAAATTTCCAAAACTTGCTGGTACTGCACTGGCACAAAAAGCTAAAACTCTCCAAACTCTCAAGGATCAAAAGTCAGCTAGCGCCGCATGGCAAATACTCATAGCTAAATACGGTAATTCTGATGAAGCCGCAGAATATCGCTGGAAAATAGCCCAAGATAAAGCCAATGTTAAAGATTACGTCGGTGCTTGGCAATGGGCAGAACCAATTGTTACCAACAACCCCAACAGTATTTTGGCTCCGAGAGCAGGCTTTTGGGTAGGTAAATGGACGGCTTTACTAGGCAAGCAGCAGGATTCTAAAACTGCTTATGAATATGTGATTAGCCAGTTTCCTTATTCTTACTATGCTTGGCGAGCCGCAACCATGCTAGGGCTAAATGTCGGCAACTTTGATAATGTGCGCGCCATGAACCCAGAAGTAATTGCACCCCAACGTCCAGTACCGCCTGCTGGTTCTGAGACTTTCAAAGAATTATATCTGCTGGGTCAAGACCGCGATGCCTGGTTACAATGGCAAACAGAATTTCAGAACAAACTTCAGCCAACGGTAGCAGAGCAGTTTACTGAAGGGTTGATGCGGCAGGCTAAGGGAGAAAATCTCATCGGAATTGACAAAATTTCTAAATTGGAAGACCGCGAAATCCCCGCAGAACTGGCCCAATATCAAACTCTGAGCAAACAAATCACCTACTGGCAAGCCCGTTATCCATTTCCCTATCTTCGGGAGATTGAAAAGTGGTCTACTGAGCGTAAACTCAATCCGCTGTTAGTCACTGCCTTAATCCGTCAGGAATCACGGTTTGAGCCAAAAATCAAATCCAGTGCTAACGCCACTGGTTTAATGCAGCTGTTACCAAGCACCGCTCAATGGATTGCCCCACAAATCAAGGTGGATTTCAAAACCATAAACCTAGAAAATCCCAACGATAACATCATGCTAGGTACATGGTATTTGGATCATACTCATCAGCAATATAACAATAACTCTCTGTTGGCGATCGCTAGTTACAATGCTGGCCCTGGCAATGTCTCCAAATGGCTGCAAACTCTAACTACACAAGATCCAGACGAGTTTGTTGAAGAAATTCCCTTTGATGAAACCAAAAATTATGTGCGGCAAGTATTTGGCAACTACTGGAATTATCTCAGGCTTTACAACCCAGAGATATCTGGCATCGTCGCCAAATACTCGACTACACACCCAAAACTACCAGCGCGATAA
- a CDS encoding mechanosensitive ion channel family protein, whose product MFLFNRFLHSIIRFVLVSVMTIAIVLGWSAIAHSQLPSLPTAASNDPRQPPSGVTRLGMYEIASVHSPLDRNLLFEIVSPTIFNRSQPPDGSLPVEVRAEEITQRLIRALDRTNKAKQTPLVSIAILNQDLILQLSDDQTTRPLRLVTVTEPDGDYHGKTLEELAQEWQKILQAEVERINRLFSHEILWQRIVQAMQISIGLLLGSVVLWLLRRTLIRKQTALEVRHQEQIAAVKQGVVKRAEGETSTTIHTIETSEKKTDADTIAHQRSQFLETIRRQFSLKRQLGIYSLLTWLLFWAFILMWYIGIVVIMYSVPYLMRWSKDALARPLALLIIWFFISLVIRIGKTLIDRLTDVWTTHSYLPLSETQRIALRAATVSGALKGLITFIFITLGILHSLNAFNMPTSSILAGGAVIGIAISLGSQSLIKDLVNGCLILMEDQFAVGDVIEIGDKSGLVENLNLRVTQLRNNEGKLITIPNSNIMNVSNLTRLWSRVDFSIVVAYENDPKQVLEILKQVCKQLYSEVEWRDRLLEPPQVLGIDDLSHTGMSVRVWIKTAPMEQWSVGREFRLRVRQAFEANNIQIHAN is encoded by the coding sequence ATGTTCCTGTTTAATCGCTTCCTCCATTCAATAATTCGGTTTGTGCTAGTCAGCGTGATGACGATCGCAATAGTACTTGGTTGGAGTGCGATCGCTCATAGTCAACTGCCTTCGTTACCTACCGCAGCTTCCAACGATCCGCGCCAGCCGCCTAGTGGTGTTACCCGCCTCGGTATGTATGAAATTGCCTCTGTGCATTCACCCTTAGACAGAAACTTATTGTTTGAGATTGTCTCTCCCACTATTTTTAATCGTAGCCAACCGCCAGACGGATCTCTTCCAGTAGAGGTACGTGCCGAAGAAATTACGCAACGGCTGATTCGAGCGCTCGACCGAACTAACAAAGCTAAACAAACTCCTCTGGTTTCTATTGCCATTTTGAATCAGGATTTAATCCTCCAGCTCAGTGACGATCAAACGACCCGTCCTTTAAGGCTGGTAACAGTAACAGAGCCGGATGGTGACTACCACGGGAAAACTCTGGAAGAATTGGCGCAGGAGTGGCAAAAAATATTACAAGCAGAAGTAGAACGCATTAATAGACTCTTCTCGCATGAGATATTGTGGCAACGAATTGTGCAGGCAATGCAAATTAGCATCGGCTTACTATTGGGAAGTGTTGTGTTGTGGTTACTGCGGCGAACTCTAATTCGCAAACAGACGGCATTGGAAGTTCGCCATCAAGAGCAGATAGCTGCGGTGAAACAGGGTGTGGTCAAGCGAGCTGAGGGAGAAACATCCACAACTATTCACACAATAGAAACCAGCGAAAAGAAAACAGATGCAGACACGATCGCCCATCAGCGATCGCAGTTTCTAGAAACGATCCGGCGACAGTTCAGCCTCAAGCGCCAACTGGGGATCTATTCTCTGCTCACATGGCTACTGTTTTGGGCATTTATTCTAATGTGGTACATCGGGATTGTGGTCATCATGTATAGCGTCCCCTACCTCATGAGATGGTCGAAGGATGCTTTAGCCAGACCCCTGGCGCTACTGATTATTTGGTTTTTCATCAGTCTTGTTATTCGGATTGGCAAAACCTTAATTGACCGCCTCACTGATGTCTGGACAACACATTCCTATCTCCCTTTGAGTGAAACTCAAAGGATTGCGCTACGAGCTGCAACAGTTTCCGGGGCACTCAAAGGATTAATCACTTTTATTTTCATTACTTTGGGTATCTTGCATTCTTTAAACGCATTTAATATGCCCACCAGTTCAATTTTAGCAGGGGGCGCTGTCATCGGTATCGCCATTTCTCTTGGTTCCCAAAGTCTGATTAAAGATTTGGTCAATGGCTGCTTGATTTTGATGGAGGATCAATTTGCTGTGGGAGATGTAATTGAGATTGGGGATAAAAGCGGACTGGTGGAAAATCTCAATCTACGGGTGACTCAACTACGTAATAACGAAGGTAAACTAATTACCATTCCCAATAGCAATATCATGAATGTCAGCAATCTAACCCGTCTCTGGTCGCGGGTAGACTTTTCCATTGTAGTGGCGTATGAAAACGACCCCAAGCAGGTTTTAGAGATTCTCAAGCAAGTATGCAAACAATTGTATAGCGAAGTAGAATGGCGCGATCGCCTGCTAGAACCGCCCCAAGTGTTGGGGATTGATGACCTATCTCATACAGGTATGTCAGTGCGCGTCTGGATTAAAACCGCACCTATGGAACAATGGAGCGTTGGGCGAGAGTTCCGTCTACGGGTACGGCAAGCCTTTGAAGCCAACAATATTCAGATTCACGCAAATTGA
- a CDS encoding PrsW family intramembrane metalloprotease yields MISTSKSEDTIRKAAIDRSGWSNSVRFFQPHNPACYLYWLLVLKGIYVFCGLLFGSAIYPSALFIALSSQALYCLPWIWFLTHKDRYEREPAKLALLGFLWGGLVAPWVMALPGNGAILSLFAKLTSFDFYSHWSPALTAPIVEESSKFVGLVMLALLARNHFRNAYDGFLLGAFVGLGFQVFEDVSYIVGAPDASFGSQQVAGTLHVLIVRIATGFWSHSLYTAVAGTGFGYFLEAKNRSFVHRLGVLVGFFLLACLAHGCWDAIIGFIGFGPIGIAIGTVAILFAWRFSEQRQRKFVRVLLADDVANGIVTEAELAAISNRPKDRRAYLREIKSSSGPDTAKRAGFILDAAIDLAAAIASTDSLDSPAAKAARAEIARVRGATQLG; encoded by the coding sequence GTGATTAGCACTTCAAAGAGTGAGGACACAATCCGCAAAGCTGCCATCGATCGTTCAGGCTGGAGCAATTCCGTCCGATTTTTTCAGCCGCACAACCCGGCGTGCTACCTGTATTGGTTGCTCGTGCTGAAAGGCATTTACGTCTTCTGCGGACTTTTGTTCGGCAGCGCCATCTATCCCAGCGCTCTGTTCATCGCCCTCTCGTCTCAGGCACTCTATTGCCTGCCTTGGATCTGGTTTCTCACGCACAAAGATCGGTATGAACGTGAGCCAGCCAAGCTTGCGCTCCTCGGCTTCCTCTGGGGCGGACTAGTAGCGCCGTGGGTCATGGCGCTCCCTGGCAATGGTGCAATCCTATCGCTATTTGCGAAGCTGACCAGCTTCGACTTTTATAGCCATTGGAGTCCGGCCCTCACGGCACCCATCGTGGAGGAAAGCTCCAAATTCGTCGGACTCGTCATGCTCGCTTTACTAGCACGCAACCATTTCCGCAACGCCTACGACGGGTTTCTGCTTGGTGCGTTTGTGGGTCTCGGCTTTCAGGTCTTTGAAGACGTGTCTTACATTGTGGGCGCCCCCGACGCCAGCTTTGGGTCACAGCAGGTTGCTGGTACGTTGCATGTGTTGATTGTACGCATAGCGACCGGTTTCTGGAGTCACTCGCTCTACACGGCGGTTGCGGGTACGGGGTTTGGCTACTTCCTAGAAGCGAAAAATCGCTCGTTCGTCCATCGGCTCGGGGTTTTGGTAGGTTTCTTTCTGTTGGCTTGTCTGGCTCATGGCTGTTGGGATGCCATTATTGGGTTTATCGGCTTCGGGCCCATTGGCATCGCCATTGGAACGGTTGCGATTTTGTTTGCGTGGCGGTTCTCCGAACAGCGTCAGCGCAAGTTTGTCCGCGTCCTCTTGGCTGACGATGTTGCAAACGGAATCGTGACAGAAGCCGAACTGGCTGCGATTTCCAACCGACCGAAAGATCGGCGAGCTTACCTAAGAGAGATCAAGTCCTCATCCGGGCCTGACACGGCAAAACGCGCCGGGTTCATACTCGATGCGGCGATCGATCTTGCAGCAGCAATTGCATCTACAGACAGTCTCGATAGTCCGGCAGCCAAAGCCGCGCGTGCGGAGATTGCGAGGGTGCGCGGTGCAACACAGTTAGGTTGA